The proteins below are encoded in one region of Labeo rohita strain BAU-BD-2019 chromosome 15, IGBB_LRoh.1.0, whole genome shotgun sequence:
- the LOC127176876 gene encoding putative nuclease HARBI1, giving the protein MVGWVLVGDMAALVLLEDIANRSIRRERVFRDRADFWAHDDTWLISRYRLPRRALLELCAQMGPHLQRRTRRNQAIPVQVQVLSVLGFLATGTFQREIGDRSGISQSTFSRILPDVLRGIIGLCPQLIRFPYSAQEQREVRQDFLRKTGFPNVIGAIDCTHVAIRAPHVNEYMYVNRKNFHSINVQLICDARMAILNAVARWPGSTHDSFIVRNCSVGNRLEAGAGRDGWLLGDRGYPLKTWLLTPIAHTETAEEAHFNTVHARARSVVERSIGMLKGRWRCLDASGGRLLYDPEKVCQIILACCVLHNMCLNHGIELLEEKMRMDEDDHPPLPADRNAHITALRRREVIHQLYQQVNHFAENKHRRSHFRFLFKQFVPSTCNCGQSLIHFNQSMPDLPKLGNHLTNRLV; this is encoded by the exons ATGGTGGGTTGGGTTTTAGTAGGAGACATGGCGGCATTGGTCTTGTTAGAGGATATTGCCAACCGTTCAATACGGAGAGAAAGAGTTTTTCGTGACCGCGCAGACTTTTGGGCACATGATGACACATGGCTGATAAGCAGGTACCGCTTGCCGAGAAGGGCTTTGTTAGAGCTTTGTGCTCAAATGGGCCCTCATCTACAGAGACGCACCCGACGCAACCAGGCCATACCCGTTCAGGTGCAGGTTTTGTCTGTTCTTGGGTTCCTGGCCACAGGAACGTTCCAAAGAGAAATTGGAGACAGGTCGGGAATATCCCAATCAACATTTAGCAGAATATTGCCTGATGTTCTTCGCGGAATTATTGGCCTATGTCCGCAATTAATTCGATTCCCATATAGTGCCCAGGAACAGCGAGAAGTGAGGCAGGATTTCCTGCGTAAAACAGGGTTCCCAAACGTTATTGGTGCGATAGACTGCACCCATGTTGCCATACGAGCTCCACATGTGAACGAGTACATGTATGTCAACAGGAAAAACTTCCACTCCATAAATGTGCAGCTCATTTGTGATGCGCGTATGGCAATCCTAAATGCTGTTGCGCGCTGGCCAGGGTCAACGCACGATTCTTTCATCGTGCGTAATTGCAGTGTTGGAAATCGACTGGAGGCCGGAGCGGGCAGAGACGGCTGGCTTCTCG GAGACCGAGGTTATCCTCTAAAGACATGGCTGCTCACCCCGATTGCGCACACGGAGACAGCCGAGGAGGCCCACTTCAACACTGTACATGCTCGTGCGCGGTCGGTAGTGGAGCGCAGCATAGGCATGCTGAAGGGAAGGTGGCGATGTTTGGATGCATCAGGAGGGAGACTGTTATATGACCCCGAAAAGGTTTGCCAGATAATCCTAGCCTGCTGTGTACTACACAACATGTGTTTAAACCATGGCATAGAACTACTAGAAGAGAAAATGCGCATGGACGAAGATGACCACCCTCCCCTCCCTGCTGACCGTAACGCGCACATTACTGCGCTGAGAAGACGGGAAGTGATTCACCAATTATACCAACAGGTAAATCATTTTGCTGAGAATAAACACAGACGTTcacattttaggtttttatttaAGCAATTTGTTCCAAGTACCTGCAATTGCGGACaaagtttgattcatttcaaCCAGAGCATGCCGGACTTGCCGAAGCTCGGTAACCACCTCACTAATAGACTGGTTTAA
- the LOC127176884 gene encoding nuclear apoptosis-inducing factor 1-like yields the protein MASKKERKKSNYSEAEIDVLLMELQMRGKVLFGSLSGGVTTKSKYVAWQAVTQAVNEVGGKQRTLPEVKKKWADLKLQSKKRIAAHMAKVRLTGGGGPTCKLSPEDERICAIIGEGAVKGIYEEGDTDLLSAEGSEDEGSLQR from the exons ATGGCAAGTAAAAAGGAGCGCAAGAAATCAAATTATAGCGAGGCTGAAATTGACGTTTTGTTGATGGAGCTACAGATGCGGGGAAAGGTGTTATTTGGAAGTTTGTCTGGTGGCGTCACTACCAAGTCAAAGTATGTGGCCTGGCAAGCGGTTACCCAGGCTGTAAATGAGGTTGGGGGAAAACAAAGGACCCTGCCAGAGGTGAAGAAAAAATGGGCTGATTTGAAATTGCAATCAAAGAAACGCATCGCGGCGCATATGGCCAAAGTGAGGCTTACTGGAGGTGGTGGACCCACATGCAAACTGAGTCCGGAGGATGAGAGAATATGCGCAATCATTGGAGAGGGGGCCGTAAAGGGAATATATGAGGAGGGCGACACCGACCTTTTGTCTGCAGAAGGTTCAGAAG acgAAGGGTCTTTACAGAGATGA